A single genomic interval of Adhaeribacter pallidiroseus harbors:
- a CDS encoding LON peptidase substrate-binding domain-containing protein has translation MADFLPLFPLSIVVYPGEKLNLHIFEPRYKELVQDCFRAGKPFGIPAFLKKGVSEIGTEVIISSIDKTYDSGEMDIRCKGGNLFRIMNFYRQLPTKLYAGGEVEPLTDIDDENPTTKALIKEKIQHLYEILGLATLYLNLPDNFKIYDIAHQLGLSLEQEYLLLQRRRESERQTIVLAHLIAILPVVEETERLKDQVKLNGHFKNLIPPNF, from the coding sequence ATGGCAGATTTTCTTCCTTTGTTTCCTTTAAGTATAGTGGTGTATCCCGGCGAAAAATTAAATCTGCATATTTTTGAACCACGGTATAAAGAGTTAGTACAAGATTGCTTTCGAGCGGGCAAACCCTTTGGTATTCCGGCTTTTTTAAAAAAAGGGGTGAGCGAAATTGGAACAGAGGTTATTATAAGCAGCATTGATAAAACCTATGATTCGGGTGAAATGGATATCCGCTGCAAAGGCGGTAATTTATTCCGAATCATGAATTTTTACCGCCAGTTGCCTACTAAACTGTACGCCGGCGGCGAGGTAGAACCTTTAACCGACATAGACGACGAAAACCCGACAACCAAAGCGCTGATCAAAGAGAAAATCCAGCACTTGTACGAAATTTTAGGCTTGGCCACCTTGTACCTTAATCTTCCGGATAATTTTAAAATTTACGACATTGCGCACCAATTAGGGTTGAGCTTAGAACAAGAATATCTATTACTCCAGCGCCGCCGCGAAAGTGAACGGCAAACAATTGTATTGGCACACTTGATCGCTATTTTACCTGTGGTGGAAGAAACGGAACGCTTAAAAGACCAGGTAAAACTAAATGGCCATTTTAAAAATCTGATTCCCCCAAATTTTTAG
- a CDS encoding malectin domain-containing carbohydrate-binding protein — protein sequence MKKNYTFNLFLRKSKLIMSLSIGMLFFSEFLSSAPVLAQTIAVENSDKFPAADQMVFSRVQYPWRRTNPDGTFTPYNENHDKVKLRINNKGTSTLTVSKFTLSNTAAWKVIPPKSLPLSISAGSYVDVTVQFVASNLDKRVKVIHNTLTISSNDKNEPSKVVQLHGLFQRSGEGNREPYAQEIINAFNFKTVTGFGHTDGANDGSAIVPNSDEIISATFSRADGSKPVTVTQMAAYHGCCATIESFKWYPKGSSSVTTLFTHNPLDGQSVLPRKRYNTSGLSQGSFNPSGSFGFKVGTANSDRSKNFEQRIGLRIWKAKNSSGAIIPNAYIVANDYLGTNVTNYDYQDNVYYVSNVKPDGGGQSGIALASSPSALDYGSVNKGSSKALAVNLKNPNASGGVSIKISSVALTGPNKGDFTIGSLATTLNPQASTNFNVNFKPLSKGIKNAALLVYHNAPGSPLRIPLYGIANESGSVINAVKRVKGAADASVTIAGKVWESDKNYRKGSIKLDSQVQPGPIAATDQDVLYQTYLSAATNLAETREEIPVSNGSYYVRLHFAENFFDADGARIFNITIEGQTRLSNFDIHKEVGYRAALVKDFAVTVNDGVLSLKFNPSANRVALCGVEIFRSASAAAASTAFPAELEVNVEKQSPQLVVYPNPSSGENFSVEATHLAPQEEVSFTIYNQTGQTLEVKTTKADENGSAKAQMATNRRLTQGLYILKGRSQSGQTQTKLLVE from the coding sequence ATGAAAAAGAATTATACTTTTAACTTATTTTTAAGAAAGTCCAAGCTGATTATGTCTCTCTCGATCGGGATGTTATTCTTTTCAGAGTTTCTCAGCAGCGCTCCTGTTTTAGCTCAAACCATTGCGGTCGAAAATTCTGATAAATTTCCGGCTGCCGATCAGATGGTATTTTCCCGGGTTCAGTACCCTTGGCGCAGAACCAACCCCGATGGTACCTTTACTCCGTATAACGAAAACCATGATAAAGTAAAACTGCGCATTAACAACAAAGGCACCAGCACCCTTACGGTAAGTAAGTTTACTTTATCTAATACTGCTGCCTGGAAAGTTATTCCTCCAAAATCATTACCTCTATCAATCAGTGCGGGTAGTTATGTTGATGTAACCGTGCAATTTGTCGCGTCTAACCTGGACAAGCGGGTAAAAGTAATTCACAATACGCTTACGATTTCTTCTAACGATAAAAATGAGCCCTCGAAGGTTGTTCAATTACATGGCTTATTCCAGAGATCTGGCGAAGGCAACCGGGAACCTTACGCCCAAGAAATTATTAATGCCTTTAATTTTAAAACCGTAACTGGTTTTGGCCACACGGATGGCGCCAATGATGGTAGCGCCATTGTACCGAATTCCGACGAGATTATTTCGGCCACTTTTTCACGGGCAGACGGCAGTAAACCCGTTACCGTAACGCAAATGGCTGCTTATCATGGATGCTGTGCTACCATCGAGTCATTTAAATGGTATCCTAAAGGATCTTCCAGCGTCACCACTTTATTCACCCATAACCCCCTGGATGGTCAATCGGTCTTACCGAGAAAGCGGTATAACACTTCTGGCTTATCTCAGGGTTCCTTTAATCCATCAGGCTCTTTTGGGTTTAAAGTAGGTACGGCTAATTCTGACCGGTCTAAAAACTTTGAACAACGGATTGGTTTACGCATTTGGAAGGCGAAGAACTCAAGTGGGGCTATTATCCCGAATGCGTACATTGTGGCTAATGATTACTTAGGTACCAACGTTACCAATTACGATTACCAGGATAACGTGTATTATGTAAGTAACGTTAAGCCAGATGGCGGCGGACAATCCGGTATTGCTTTAGCTTCTTCCCCATCTGCTTTGGATTACGGATCTGTAAATAAAGGCAGCAGTAAAGCCCTGGCCGTAAATTTAAAAAATCCGAACGCATCCGGAGGAGTGAGCATTAAAATATCTAGTGTGGCGCTTACCGGACCGAACAAAGGAGATTTTACGATTGGTAGTTTAGCCACTACATTAAACCCACAAGCCAGCACTAATTTTAACGTAAACTTTAAGCCGCTTAGTAAAGGCATTAAAAATGCCGCTTTATTAGTGTACCACAACGCTCCTGGTTCGCCTTTGCGCATTCCCCTTTACGGCATTGCCAATGAATCAGGCTCTGTTATAAACGCGGTTAAACGCGTAAAAGGGGCGGCCGATGCGAGTGTAACCATTGCGGGCAAAGTTTGGGAATCAGATAAAAATTACCGGAAAGGTTCTATTAAGCTGGATAGCCAGGTTCAGCCGGGTCCAATTGCGGCCACCGACCAGGACGTTTTATATCAAACGTATTTATCAGCGGCCACCAACCTGGCCGAAACCCGCGAAGAAATTCCGGTTTCTAATGGTTCTTACTACGTGCGTTTACATTTCGCCGAAAACTTCTTTGATGCCGATGGTGCCCGGATATTTAACATTACCATAGAAGGCCAAACCCGCCTATCTAACTTTGATATTCATAAAGAAGTTGGCTACCGCGCTGCTTTGGTAAAAGACTTTGCCGTAACTGTTAACGATGGCGTATTGTCTCTAAAGTTTAATCCTTCGGCTAACCGCGTAGCTTTGTGCGGAGTAGAGATATTTCGGTCAGCTTCGGCGGCGGCAGCAAGTACTGCCTTCCCGGCAGAATTAGAAGTAAATGTAGAAAAGCAAAGCCCGCAATTAGTAGTTTATCCAAATCCAAGCAGCGGTGAAAATTTTTCTGTAGAAGCTACGCACCTGGCTCCGCAGGAAGAGGTATCGTTTACGATATATAATCAAACCGGCCAAACGCTGGAAGTAAAAACCACCAAAGCCGATGAAAATGGTTCGGCCAAAGCGCAGATGGCTACTAACCGCCGGTTAACCCAGGGATTGTACATCTTAAAAGGTCGATCACAGTCCGGCCAAACGCAAACTAAATTGTTAGTAGAATAA
- a CDS encoding metallophosphoesterase, with protein MMHPSEYWLPALIFLVVGLGIYAWYRERRLRYKPYIKLKNIPANIDIYPTTAPKHAICLIGDTGNITDAVHDPVAKLLRNWLAENPHNGTLIFLGDNIYPVGLPPVGHKTRAIAEKRLKVQLDLVREYAGSVFFISGNHDWNKGRINGLEYVLRQEEYVTKYLNRPHCYLPSGGCPGPVVRHLSEEVMLIFINTQWWVQKGVRPIGLTFNCSTESEADFFHQLEELLLLYPQKQIIIAAHHPLYSNAMHGGKFTLKQHVFPLTAAHKKFYVPLPVAGSIYPVYRKLYGPEEDMSNPRYRRLRKKLLQIFQKHKNIVYAAGHDHNLQYFAIKNNHYLVSGSGSKTAFVQSGGRATFVHENKGFFVLDYFEANNIWLSAIEPPVGNTTDQYKVAFRKKINPN; from the coding sequence ATGATGCATCCCTCGGAATATTGGTTACCTGCTTTAATTTTTTTGGTTGTTGGCCTGGGCATTTACGCCTGGTACCGGGAACGTAGGCTGAGGTACAAGCCATACATAAAATTAAAAAATATTCCGGCTAATATAGATATTTATCCTACCACGGCCCCGAAACACGCAATCTGCCTGATTGGCGATACCGGTAACATTACCGATGCGGTGCATGATCCGGTGGCTAAATTGCTACGGAACTGGCTGGCCGAAAACCCGCATAACGGCACCCTTATTTTTTTAGGCGATAATATTTACCCCGTTGGATTACCTCCGGTTGGTCATAAAACCCGGGCAATTGCCGAAAAGCGGTTGAAAGTTCAATTAGATTTGGTACGGGAATATGCCGGCTCTGTTTTTTTTATCAGCGGCAATCACGATTGGAACAAGGGCCGCATCAATGGCCTGGAATACGTATTGCGCCAGGAAGAGTATGTTACAAAATACTTAAACCGGCCGCATTGTTATTTACCTTCCGGTGGTTGCCCCGGTCCGGTGGTGCGGCATCTTTCAGAAGAGGTAATGTTAATTTTTATAAATACGCAATGGTGGGTGCAAAAAGGAGTCCGGCCCATTGGTCTGACTTTTAATTGTAGCACCGAATCAGAGGCTGACTTTTTTCACCAGTTAGAAGAATTGTTACTATTATACCCGCAGAAGCAAATTATTATTGCGGCCCATCACCCCTTGTACAGCAATGCCATGCACGGCGGCAAGTTTACTTTAAAGCAACATGTTTTTCCGTTAACGGCAGCTCATAAAAAGTTTTACGTACCCTTGCCTGTGGCCGGATCTATTTACCCGGTATACCGCAAACTATACGGTCCAGAGGAAGATATGTCGAACCCGCGCTACCGGCGTTTGCGTAAGAAATTGCTGCAGATATTCCAAAAACACAAAAACATTGTTTATGCCGCCGGCCACGACCATAATTTACAATATTTTGCTATAAAAAATAACCATTATCTGGTGAGCGGTTCGGGCTCCAAAACTGCTTTTGTGCAAAGCGGCGGACGGGCTACTTTCGTGCACGAGAACAAAGGTTTTTTTGTGCTGGACTATTTCGAAGCAAATAATATCTGGTTAAGTGCTATTGAGCCACCCGTTGGAAATACGACGGATCAATACAAGGTAGCTTTCCGGAAAAAGATCAATCCGAATTAA
- a CDS encoding diacylglycerol/lipid kinase family protein, with translation MATNSRFQKLLFVINPISGDVDKSDLEEAIGDYCQTHQLKFKIYNTTGEDDLAKLKDLLASYAPDAIFAAGGDGTVGLAARVVKNSEVPLGIIPMGSGNGLSKDLGIPQTFAEALELISQHTIKAIDTLELNGHACFHISDLGFNALVVARYSQSETRGPQTYAFIALQEYLDYDCHEYRVETDQETFEGAAFMITITNSNAFGSNVKINPNGIIDDGIFEICLIESFPKMAAFKIMYNLYTETPENSEFTRILSCKQATINNYTDTLAQIDGEVVELGKKIEIKQLPKSLLVVVPRE, from the coding sequence ATGGCGACAAATTCGCGCTTTCAAAAGCTATTATTTGTAATAAACCCTATCTCGGGAGATGTTGATAAAAGCGATTTAGAAGAAGCTATTGGCGACTATTGCCAAACGCACCAGTTAAAATTTAAAATTTACAATACCACGGGCGAAGATGATTTGGCAAAGCTCAAAGATTTACTGGCAAGTTACGCTCCGGATGCCATCTTTGCGGCGGGCGGTGATGGAACAGTTGGATTAGCCGCCAGAGTAGTAAAAAACTCGGAGGTACCTTTAGGAATTATTCCCATGGGTTCCGGAAATGGTTTATCTAAAGATTTAGGCATTCCCCAGACCTTTGCAGAAGCCTTAGAGCTCATCTCCCAGCATACCATTAAAGCCATTGATACGCTGGAGTTAAACGGGCATGCCTGTTTTCACATTAGTGACCTTGGATTTAATGCGCTGGTGGTTGCCCGGTACAGCCAGTCCGAAACGCGCGGTCCGCAGACGTATGCTTTTATTGCCTTGCAGGAATACCTGGATTATGATTGCCACGAATACCGCGTAGAGACTGATCAGGAAACCTTTGAGGGCGCTGCTTTTATGATTACCATTACCAACTCCAATGCTTTTGGCAGTAATGTTAAAATTAACCCCAACGGCATTATAGACGATGGAATTTTTGAAATTTGCTTAATTGAGTCTTTCCCCAAAATGGCAGCGTTTAAAATTATGTACAACTTGTACACCGAAACGCCCGAAAATTCAGAATTTACCCGGATCCTATCTTGTAAACAAGCTACCATTAATAATTACACCGATACCTTGGCCCAGATTGATGGTGAAGTAGTAGAATTAGGTAAAAAAATTGAAATCAAACAACTGCCCAAAAGTTTACTGGTGGTTGTACCGCGCGAGTAA